In Burkholderia lata, the DNA window CGACCAGCGTGACCTTGTCGCCGACCGTCACGCCGAGGTTGCCCGCGAGCGCATCGCCGAGCACGATGCCGAACTGGCCCGGCACGAGCGCGCCGAGCTGGCCCGCCTTCATGTCCTTGCCGATGTCCGACACCTGCGGCTCGAGCGTCGGTTCGACGCCGCGCAGCATCACGCCGCTCACCGCGTCCTGGCGGGTAAGCAACGCCTGCGCATCGACGTACGGCGCCGCGCCGATTACCGACGGATTGCGGCGTGCTTCCTGCGCGGTCAGTTGCCAGTCGGGCATCGACCCCGTCGGCGAGAACACCTCGACGTGCGCGAGCACCGACAGCATGCGGTCGCGCACTTCCTTCTGGAAGCCGTTCATCACCGACAGCACGACGATCAGCGCCGCGACGCCGAGCGCGATCCCGAGCATCGACACGAGCGCGATGAAGGAAATGAAGCCGTTACCGGTCGTGCGTTTGCCGGCGCGCGTGTAGCGCCAGCCGATCTGCCATTCGTACGGAAGTTTCAAGCGAATCCTTTCTGCTGGTTACGGCGGGGAGGCGCCCCGCGGCCGGACCGCCGCCCGGTGGCGGCCACCGGCCCGGGCACGGTCGAAAAACGGCCGCCGGACGCGAACGGGCCGTCAGCCGGCCCGATCACGCGCGCAGTTTGCCATACAATGCGCACCATCATGCACGACCGACGCCTCCATTTTCTCGTTCCGTTCGCGCTGCCGTCGGCGGCCGATGCGGCCTCGTCCCTGCACACGCTGGACAGCCCCGCGCTCGAAAAGTTGCTCGCCCGCGCCAGCCTCGTCGAGCGCGTGACCGGCGAGGACTTCCAGCGCACGCTGCCGCACGAGCGCTGGCTGGCCCGCCAGTTCGGCGCAACCCAGGGCAACGCCGCGGACGAGGCGCCGCTCGCGCCCTACATGCTGCTGGCCGACGGCGGCGACCCCGGCGCGCACGCGTGGGCCTGCGTCGAGCCCGTCCACGTCGAAATCGCGCACGATCACCTGGTGCTCGTCGATCCGGCGGCCCTCGCGCTCAATGACGGCGACGCAGCCGCGCTGCTCGCGGTCGCGCGGCCGCTGATCGAAGAGCTCGGCGTCCGGCTCGAGGCGCCGAACCCGTCACGCTGGTACCTGTCGAGCGAGCAGCTCGCCCGCCTCGCCGGCGCCGCGCCGCTGCGCGCGAGCGGCCGCAACATCGAAATCTGGCTGCCGCACGAGGCCCATACGGGCGAGCGCTCGCGGATGTGGATGAAACTGCAGAACGAAGTGCAGATGGCGTGGTTCCAGCATCCGGTCAACGAGGCCCGCGAGGCGCGTGGCCTGCCGACCGTCAATTCGATCTGGTTCCATGCACAAGGCACGCTGAAGCCGGTCGGCAAGCCGTTCGCGCGCGTGCTGTCCGCGTCGCCCGCGGCGCTCGGCCTCGCGCACGCCGCGCAAGCCGACGCCGGTGCGCCGCCTGCCGCGTTCGGCACGCTGCCCGCCGCCGATGGCGCGACGCTGGTCGAACTGCCGGCGCTGACCACCCCGTTCATCGAGCAGGACTGGGCGCGCTGGCACGACGGACTCGCCGCGCTCGAGCGCGACTGGTTCGCGCCGGCCCTCGGCGCGCTGCGGAACGGCGAACTCGCGAGCGTCGATTTCACGCTGTGCGGCGACACGAGCTCCGTAACGCTGCACGCGACGCGCGGCGACCTGCGCAAGTTCTGGCGCCGCCGCGCGCTGGCCTCCCTGTTCGAATAACAAGCAGACCCCGTATGACCCGGATCGTTACCCGCCCCGTCGCGCCCGCCGACGCCGAAGTGCTCGCGCGCCACGGCCTGCATCCCGTCCTTGCGCGCCTGTACGCGTCGCGCGGCGTGCAGTCCCCCGCCGACATCGAGACCGCGCTCGCGCGGCTCGTTCCGCCCACCGAGCTGAAAGGCTGCGCCGACGCGGCATCGCTGCTCGCCGACGCGATCGCCGACAAGCGGCGCCTGCTGGTCGTCGCCGACTATGACTGCGACGGCGCAACCGCCTGCGCGGTCGCGGTGCGCGGCCTGCGGATGTTCGGCGCGCAGATCGACTACCTGGTGCCGAACCGTTTCGAATACGGCTACGGCCTCACGCCCGAGATCGTCGAACTCGCGGCCGCGCGCAAGCCCGACCTGCTGATCACCGTCGACAACGGGATCGCGAGCGTCGCGGGCGTCGAGGCCGCGAACGCACGCGGCATCGACGTGCTCGTGACCGACCACCACCTGCCCGGCGACGCATTGCCCGCCGCGCGCGCGATCGTCAACCCGAACCAGCCCGGCTGCGTGTTCCCGAGCAAGCACCTCGCCGGCGTCGGCGTGATGTTCTACGTGCTGCTCGCGCTGCGCGCCGAGCTGCGCCGCCGCGGCGCGTTCGCGAGCAAGGAAGCCGAGCCGCGCCTCGACGGCCTGCTCGACCTCGTCGCGCTCGGCACCGTCGCCGACGTCGTGCGGCTCGACGGCAACAACCGCGTGCTCGTCGCACAGGGGCTGCAGCGCATCCGCAACGGCCGCATGCAGCCGGGCATCGCCGCGCTGTTCCGCGCGGCCGCACGCGAAGCGCGCACGGCGTCGGGCTTCGACCTCGGCTTCGGCCTCGGCCCGCGCCTGAACGCCGCCGGGCGGCTCTCCGACATGTCGCTCGGCATCGAGTGCCTGATCACCGACGACATCGGCCGCGCGTGGGATCTCGCGCAGCAACTCGACGTGATGAACCGCGAACGCCGCGAGATCGAGGCCGGCATGCAACAGCAGGCGCTCGCCGATCTCGCCGACGTCGATCCCGCCGACGCGTGCACGATCACCCTCTTCAACCCCGAGTGGCACCAGGGCGTGATCGGCATCGTCGCCGGCCGGCTCAAGGAAAAATTCCACCGCCCGTCGTTCACGTTCGCGCACGCGGACGACGAAGGCAAGCGGGTCAAGGGGTCGGGCCGCTCGATTCCCGGCTTCCACCTGCGCGACGCGCTCGACCTCGTGTCGAAGCGCGAACCGGACCTGATCGTCGCGTTCGGCGGCCACGCGATGGCGGCCGGCCTCACGCTCGACACCGAGAACGTGCCGCGCTTCGCGGCCGCGTTCGAGGCCGTCGCGCGCGAATGGCTGTCCGACGACGCGCTCGCCCGCGTGATCGAGACCGACGGCGAACTCGAGGACGCATATTTCACGCCGCAGTTCGTCGGGCTGCTCGACGAGGCCGTCTGGGGGCAAGGTTTTCCGGCCCCGCTTTTCTCGGGCGAATTCGACGTCGTGTCGCAGTCGCTCGTGAAGGAAAAGCATCTGAAGCTGCAGCTGGCGCGCGGCCGGCAGCGCTTCAACGCGATCTGGTTCAACCACACGGAGCCGCTGCCGGAGAGCGCGCTGGTCGCATACCGCCTCGTCGCCGACACGTGGAACGGCGTCACGCGCGTCCAGCTGATCGTCGAACACGCGGCCGGCTGAGCGCGGGCCGCCCGGCCTGCGCAGCCCGCCGAGGCATGCACGCCGCGCCGGACGGGGCCGCGGCGCGCGTGCGAGCACCGTTTGCGTCACCGGGCAACCCTGCCGATCGGCTATAATTCCGCTTTTTTACGAAGCAAGAATAGCGAACGATCATGGAAGCGGAACGTCTCAACGCGATCGAAAGCTCCCTGCTCGACCTGCGCACCCGCGCGGGCGAGCTTCGGGGGTATCTTTGACTACGACGCCAAAGCTGCGCGTCTGACCGAAGTCAACAAGGAACTCGAAGACCCGAACGTCTGGAACGATTCGAAGAACGCCCAGGCGCTCGGTCGCGAGAAGAAGCTGCTCGAGGGCGTCGTCACGACGCTGACGGCGCTCGATAGCGACCTGCGTGACGCGCTCGACCTGTTCGAGTTGGCCCGCGAGGAAGGCGACGAGGACACCCTCGTCGCGTCGGAAGAAGACGCCGCGAAGCTCGCGTCGCGCGTCGGCGACATCGAGTTCCGCCGGATGTTCTCGAACCCGGCCGATCCGAACAACTGCTTCATCGACATCCAGGCCGGCGCCGGCGGCACCGAGGCGTGCGACTGGGCATCGATGCTGTTGCGCCAGTACCTGCGCTACTGCGAACGCAAGGGCTTCAAGGCCGAAGTGCTCGAAGAGTCCGACGGCGACGTCGCCGGCATCAAGAATGCGACGGTCAAGGTCTCGGGCGAATACGCGTACGGCTTCCTGCGCACCGAAACAGGCATCCACCGCCTCGTGCGCAAGTCGCCGTTCGACTCGTCGGGCGGCCGCCACACGTCGTTCTCGTCGGTGTTCGTCTATCCGGAAATCGACGACTCGATCGAAGTCGAGATCAACCCGGCCGACCTGCGCATCGACACGTACCGCGCATCGGGCGCGGGCGGTCAGCACATCAACAAGACCGACTCCGCGGTGCGGATCACGCACATGCCGACCGGTATCGTCGTGCAGTGCCAGAACGACCGCTCGCAGCACCGCAACCGCGCCGAAGCGATGGCGATGCTGAAATCGCGCCTGTACGAAGTTGAAATGCGCAAGCGCCAGGCCGAACAGGACAAGCTCGAATCGAGCAAGACCGATGTGGGCTGGGGCCACCAGATCCGTTCGTACGTGCTCGACCAGAGCCGCGTGAAGGACCTGCGCACGAACGTCGAAATGAGCAACACGCGCGCCGTCCTCGACGGCGACCTCGACGACTTCATCAGCGCGAGCCTCAAACAGGGCGTGTAAGCGCCGCGGCGCGACCCTGCCGGGTCGCGCCCCCTTGCCCTTCCCGTTTGCGTTGCCGCACCCACTCCGAATTCCGACCATCATGACCGAACCGACCCAAACGCAGCCCGCCGTCACCGCGGACGAAAACCAGATCATCGCCGAGCGCCGCGAGAAGCTGCGCGCCCTGCGCGAGCAAGGCGTCGCCTACCCGAACGATTTCCGCCCGACGCATCACGCAGCCGATCTGCAGACGACCTTCGCCGACTCGGACAAGGCCGCGCTGGAAGCGAACCCGGTCGAGGTGTCGGTTGCCGGCCGGATGATGCTCAAGCGCGTGATGGGCAAGGCAAGCTTCGCGACGGTGCAGGACGGTTCGGGCCAGATCCAGTTCTTCGTGACGCCGAACGACGTCGGCGCGGAAACCTACGACGCATTCAAGAAGTGGGACCTCGGCGACATCGTCGCCGCGCGCGGCGTGCTGTTCCGCACCAACAAGGGCGAGCTGTCGGTCCAGTGCAAGGAACTGCGCCTGCTGTCGAAGGCGCTGCGTCCGCTGCCGGACAAGTTCCACGGCCTGTCGGACCAGGAAATGCGCTACCGCCAGCGCTACGTCGACCTGATCGTCACGCCGGAAACGCGTGATACGTTCCGCGCCCGCACCAAGACGATCGCGTCGATCCGCAAGTTCATGGACAACGCCGAGTTCATGGAAGTCGAGACGCCGATGCTGCACCCGATCCCGGGCGGCGCGGCCGCGAAGCCGTTCGTCACGCATCACAACGCGCTCGACATGCAGATGTTCCTGCGCATCGCACCGGAGCTGTACCTGAAGCGCCTGATCGTCGGCGGCTTCGAACGCGTGTTCGAAATCAACCGCAACTTCCGGAATGAAGGCGTGTCGCCGCGTCACAACCCGGAATTCACGATGATGGAGTTCTACGCCGCGTACACCGACTATCGCTGGCTGATGGACTTCACCGAGCAACTGATCCGCCAGGCGGCGATCGATGCGCTCGGCACCGCGACGATCCAGTACCAGGGCCGCGAGCTCGACCTCGCGAAGCCGTTCCACCGCCTGACGATCACGCAGGCGATCCAGAAGTACGCGCCGGACTACACCGCCGGCCAGCTGTCGGACGACGCGTTCCTGCGCACCGAACTGAAGCGCTTCGGCGTCGACGTATCGCAGCCGGCGTTCCTGAACGCGGGCATCGGCGCGCTGCAACTCGCGCTGTTCGAGGAAACGGCCGAAGCGCAGCTGTGGGAGCCGACCTTCATCATCGACTACCCGGTCGAAGTGTCGCCGCTCGCACGTGCATCGGATACGGTGCCGGGCATCACCGAGCGTTTCGAGCTGTTCATGACCGGCCGCGAAATCGCGAACGGCTTCTCGGAGCTGAACGATCCGGAAGACCAGGCTGCGCGCTTCAAGAAGCAGGTCGAGCAGAAGGATGCGGGCGACGAGGAAGCGATGTTCTTCGACGCCGACTACATCCGCGCACTCGAATACGGGATGCCTCCGACCGGCGGCTGCGGGATCGGCATCGACCGTCTCGTGATGCTGCTGACCGACAGCCCGACGATCCGCGACGTGCTGCTGTTCCCGCATCTGCGCCGCGAAGACTGATCGCCGCGCCCGCGTGTGCGCCGCGCCCTGCGGCGCGCACGCATCAGCTTTGTAACCACGCGTAAATCCCGCCAGCCGGCGTCCGCCGGCTTTCGACCCCGCCCCGTTTTATCCCCTCGTCGCGACGGCCTTCTCCGGGTTTTCCCTGTCATGACTGCCGGCGCCCCGCTGCAATTCGTTACACCTTGATACGGCGCGCCGCGTGCCGGTGGACGACACTCCTCTTGCGTCACCACGCATGACCACGGGACCAGAACAAGGCGCAGGAACGCCAAGTCTGCTCGAGCCCGCAGCGTGGGGTCCGGCCCGGCACCGCAACGCCGATCCGGATCGACATCGGAGAAAAAAATGGACAACCAGAATCAGACCACGCCGCAAAAGCAACGCCTCCACCCGCTCATCGCTACCGCCGCCGGCGCCGTCATCGTCGCCAGCCTCGCGGCGACGGCCGCGATCACCGGCGTGTTCCCGAAGGCCAGCAGCAGCAACGAACAGAACGGCCAGACCCAGGCCGCACTGATCGCATCGCAGCCGGCCGTCGATACGGCCGCCGCTGCCAGCGCCGCACTGGCCGCTCAGGCCAAGCAACAAGCGGCTGAACAGGCCGCCCAGGCCGCCGCGCAGCAGAAAGCCGCCGTCGCGCAGGCCGAGCCGAAGCCCGCACCGCGCCCGGCCGCGCCGCATCGCCGTCACACGACGGCACCGCAGCCGCCGCAATACGCACAGCAACCGTCGGCACCCGCGCAGACCTACTGCCAGAGCTGCGGTACGGTCGTCTCGGTCACGCCGATCCGCACGCCTGGCCAAAGCTCGGGCATCGGTGCGGTCGGCGGCGCCGCGGCGGGCGGCCTGCTGGGCAACCAGTTCGGCCACGGTAACGGCCGTACCGCGATGACGATCATCGGCGCACTGGGTGGCGGCCTCGCCGGCAACCAGGTGGAAAAGCAGGTGCGCGCGGAAACCGACTACCAGGTGCAAGTGCAGATGGAGAGCGGCGCGACGCGCACGTTCACGTACCGCAACCAGCAGCCGCCGTTCGGCCAGGGCCAGCGCGTGCGGATCGAGAACGGGTCGCTGGTCGGCGCGTGATCGCGTGACGCCCCTGCCCGCGTATCGACCGCGGGCAACCGGCCTGAAAATGAAAACGGCTCGTGAGCGATTGCTCACGAGCCGTTTCTTTCATTACCGGCCGGCTGCGCCATTGCGGCGCACGCGGTATTCAGTCTTCGTCGTCGAAGTCCGATTCGTCGATCCAGTGGGCCTGGATCGCCTCGAGGATCTTCTCGCCGGAATGCGTCGGATCGTCGTTGAAGCCATCGAGCTCGAGCACCCACTGGCGCAAGTCGACGAAGTTGATCCGCTGCGGGTCGATGTCCGGGTGCTTGTCCGCCAGCGCAATGGCTATTTCACGCGAATCGGTCCATTTCATCGCCTGCCTCCGGTTCCTGTCAGTGGTTTTCCTTCGCGTGGTTGATCGAGTACTTCGGAATCTCGACCACCAGGTCCGAATCTTCCTTCACGATTGCCTGGCACGACAAGCGCGACGTCGGCTCGAGGCCCCACGCCTTGTCCAGCAGATCGTCCTCGTCCTCCTCGGACGGCGTCAGGTCGTTGAAGCCTTCGCGGATCACCACGTGGCACGTCGTGCACGCGCACGATTTCTCGCATGCATGCTCGATCTCGATCCCGTGTTCGAGCAGGTTGTCGCAGATACTCTTGCCGGGCGTCGCGTCGATCACTGCGCCATCCGGGCACAGTTCGACGTGAGGCAGCACCACCAGTTGAGGCATGTCCGTTCCGTCAGTCAGGGTGCGGCGCCAGGCGCCGCACGGTTCATTATCGCGCGGGCCGTCCCCGGCCCATGCGCAGTTCGTGAGTTCAGATTTCGTCGAGCCGGCGGCCCGACAGCGCGCGCTTGATGCTCTTGTCCATCCGGCGCGCCGCGAATTCGTCGGTGCCTTCGGCCAGCGCCTTGGTCGCCGCTTCGATCGCGTTCGTATCGTCGCCTTGCGCGACCGCGCGCAGCGCCGCGGCCAACGTGTCGACTTGCGTGCGCTCGTCCGCGTCGAGCAGTTCGCCGTCGGCCGCCAGCGCAGCCTGCGTCGCCTCGAGCATCCGCTCGGCCTCGACCTGCGCTTCGCGCAGCGCGCGGGCGCGCATGTCGATTTCGGCGGTCTTGAAGCTGTCCTCGAGCATCTTCGCGATGTCGTCGTCGGCAAGACCGTACGACGGCTTCACGACGACCGATGCCTCGACGCCCGACAGCTGCTCGCGGGCAAACACCGACAGCAGGCCGTCCGCGTCGACCTGGTAGGTCACGCGAATGCGTGCGGCGCCGGCCGTCATCGGCGGAATGCCGCGCAGCTCGAAGCGCGCCAGCGACCGGCAGTCGGCGACGAGCTCGCGCTCGCCCTGCACGACGTGGATCGCCATCGCGGTCTGGCCGTCCTTGAAGGTCGTAAATTCCTGCGCGCGTGCGATCGGAATCGTCGAGTTGCGCGGAATGATCTTCTCGACGAGGCCGCCCATCGTCTCGACACCGAGCGACAGCGGAATCACGTCGAGCAGCAGCCAGTCGTCGCCGGTGCCGCGATTGCCTGCGAGCAGGTCGGCCTGGATCGCCGCGCCGAGCGCGACGACCTGGTCCGGATCGAGGTTGACGAGCGGCGGCTGGCCGAAATATTTCGCGACCGCGTCGCGGATCACCGGCATGCGCGTCGCGCCGCCGACGAGCACGACACCCTTGATGTCGGCCGACGTGACCTGCGCGTCGCGCAGCGCCTTGCGGGTCGGCGTGAGCGTGCGTTGCACGAGCGGCTCGACGAGCGACGCGAACGTGTCGTGCGAGATGGTCTGCACGAGGTGCGCGCCACCCGACAGCGTGACGTCGAGCGACGCCTGCGGCGCGGACGACAGCGCTTCCTTCAGCACGCGCACACGATCGAGCAGCAGGCGCACATCCTCGGGCGCGAGCGTCTTCACATCGATGCCGGCTTGCGCGAGCACGTGACCGAACAGCGCGTGGTCGAAATCGTCGCCGCCGAGCGCGGAATCACCGCCCGCGGCCAGCACTTCGAACACGCCCTTGGTCAGCTTCAGGATCGACAGGTCGAACGTGCCGCCGCCGAGGTCGTACACTGCGTAGAGGCCTTCGGACCCGTTGTCGAGACCGTAGGCGATCGCCGCGGCGGTCGGTTCGTTCAGCAGGCGCAGCACGTTGAGGCCCGCGAGGCGTGCGGCATCCTTGGTCGCCTGGCGTTGTGCTTCATCGAAATACGCGGGCACCGTGATCACCGCGCCGACCAGATCGTCGCCCAGCGAATCTTCCGCGCGATAGCGCAGCGTCGCGAGAATCTCGGCCGACACTTCGACCGGGCTCTTCACGCCGTCGATGGTGCGGATCTGCACCATGCCCGGCGCATCGACGAATTCGTACGGCGCGTTCGCCGCGCCTTCGACCTCGGCCTTGCCGCGGCCCATGAAGCGCTTGACCGACACGATCGTGTTGCGCGGATCGGTCGCGGCCTGCTCTTTCGCCTCGTGGCCAATGCGTCGGCCGCCCTTCTCGAGATAGCGGACCACCGACGGCAGCAGCACGCGGCCTGCTTCGTCCGGCAGGACTTCGGGCACGCTGTTGCGCACCGCCGCGACGAGCGAGTTCGTCGTGCCGAGATCGATCCCGACGGCGAGTCGCCGCTGATGCGGCGCCGGCGCCATGCCCGGTTCGGAAATTTGCAGTAAAGCCATCTTGGTTCGTTCGGGCGCTCGGCCCGTTTGCTGCGCGTGCCGCAAGGCACGCGGTTAAGTTTCGAGGCGCTCGATCTGCGCGCCCACTTCCGACGCGACCCGTTCGATGAACATCAGCTGGCGCACGGCCTCGGCGGCCGCCTGATCGGCGCCGCTGTCAAGCAGCGTGCCGAGGCGCTCCACCCGCACGCGCCGCTCTTCGCGCAACTCGGCGAGCAGCGCGTCGAGCGCGTCGACGTTGCGGGCGGCCGCGGCATCCTCGATGCCCTCGCGCCACTCCATCTGCTGCATCAGGAACGCAGGCTCCATCGCGGTGTTGTTTTCCGCGCCGATATCGACGCCGCGCAGCGACAGCAGATACGACGCGCGCTTCAGAGGATCCCGCAGCGTGCGATACGCCTCGTTCGCGCGGGTGGCCCATTGCATCGCGATGCGCTTCTGCGCGTCGCCGGCCGCCGCGAAGCGGTCCGGGTGCACCTGCGTCTGCACCGTTCGGTAAGCGGCGTCGAGCACCGTCTCGTCGAGCGCGAATT includes these proteins:
- the fdx gene encoding ISC system 2Fe-2S type ferredoxin, giving the protein MPQLVVLPHVELCPDGAVIDATPGKSICDNLLEHGIEIEHACEKSCACTTCHVVIREGFNDLTPSEEDEDDLLDKAWGLEPTSRLSCQAIVKEDSDLVVEIPKYSINHAKENH
- a CDS encoding glycine zipper 2TM domain-containing protein — protein: MDNQNQTTPQKQRLHPLIATAAGAVIVASLAATAAITGVFPKASSSNEQNGQTQAALIASQPAVDTAAAASAALAAQAKQQAAEQAAQAAAQQKAAVAQAEPKPAPRPAAPHRRHTTAPQPPQYAQQPSAPAQTYCQSCGTVVSVTPIRTPGQSSGIGAVGGAAAGGLLGNQFGHGNGRTAMTIIGALGGGLAGNQVEKQVRAETDYQVQVQMESGATRTFTYRNQQPPFGQGQRVRIENGSLVGA
- the recJ gene encoding single-stranded-DNA-specific exonuclease RecJ: MTRIVTRPVAPADAEVLARHGLHPVLARLYASRGVQSPADIETALARLVPPTELKGCADAASLLADAIADKRRLLVVADYDCDGATACAVAVRGLRMFGAQIDYLVPNRFEYGYGLTPEIVELAAARKPDLLITVDNGIASVAGVEAANARGIDVLVTDHHLPGDALPAARAIVNPNQPGCVFPSKHLAGVGVMFYVLLALRAELRRRGAFASKEAEPRLDGLLDLVALGTVADVVRLDGNNRVLVAQGLQRIRNGRMQPGIAALFRAAAREARTASGFDLGFGLGPRLNAAGRLSDMSLGIECLITDDIGRAWDLAQQLDVMNRERREIEAGMQQQALADLADVDPADACTITLFNPEWHQGVIGIVAGRLKEKFHRPSFTFAHADDEGKRVKGSGRSIPGFHLRDALDLVSKREPDLIVAFGGHAMAAGLTLDTENVPRFAAAFEAVAREWLSDDALARVIETDGELEDAYFTPQFVGLLDEAVWGQGFPAPLFSGEFDVVSQSLVKEKHLKLQLARGRQRFNAIWFNHTEPLPESALVAYRLVADTWNGVTRVQLIVEHAAG
- the iscX gene encoding Fe-S cluster assembly protein IscX, which gives rise to MKWTDSREIAIALADKHPDIDPQRINFVDLRQWVLELDGFNDDPTHSGEKILEAIQAHWIDESDFDDED
- the lysS gene encoding lysine--tRNA ligase — encoded protein: MTEPTQTQPAVTADENQIIAERREKLRALREQGVAYPNDFRPTHHAADLQTTFADSDKAALEANPVEVSVAGRMMLKRVMGKASFATVQDGSGQIQFFVTPNDVGAETYDAFKKWDLGDIVAARGVLFRTNKGELSVQCKELRLLSKALRPLPDKFHGLSDQEMRYRQRYVDLIVTPETRDTFRARTKTIASIRKFMDNAEFMEVETPMLHPIPGGAAAKPFVTHHNALDMQMFLRIAPELYLKRLIVGGFERVFEINRNFRNEGVSPRHNPEFTMMEFYAAYTDYRWLMDFTEQLIRQAAIDALGTATIQYQGRELDLAKPFHRLTITQAIQKYAPDYTAGQLSDDAFLRTELKRFGVDVSQPAFLNAGIGALQLALFEETAEAQLWEPTFIIDYPVEVSPLARASDTVPGITERFELFMTGREIANGFSELNDPEDQAARFKKQVEQKDAGDEEAMFFDADYIRALEYGMPPTGGCGIGIDRLVMLLTDSPTIRDVLLFPHLRRED
- the prfB gene encoding peptide chain release factor 2 (programmed frameshift) yields the protein MEAERLNAIESSLLDLRTRAGELRGYLDYDAKAARLTEVNKELEDPNVWNDSKNAQALGREKKLLEGVVTTLTALDSDLRDALDLFELAREEGDEDTLVASEEDAAKLASRVGDIEFRRMFSNPADPNNCFIDIQAGAGGTEACDWASMLLRQYLRYCERKGFKAEVLEESDGDVAGIKNATVKVSGEYAYGFLRTETGIHRLVRKSPFDSSGGRHTSFSSVFVYPEIDDSIEVEINPADLRIDTYRASGAGGQHINKTDSAVRITHMPTGIVVQCQNDRSQHRNRAEAMAMLKSRLYEVEMRKRQAEQDKLESSKTDVGWGHQIRSYVLDQSRVKDLRTNVEMSNTRAVLDGDLDDFISASLKQGV
- the hscB gene encoding Fe-S protein assembly co-chaperone HscB, producing MVSLKDSHFDLFHLPAQFALDETVLDAAYRTVQTQVHPDRFAAAGDAQKRIAMQWATRANEAYRTLRDPLKRASYLLSLRGVDIGAENNTAMEPAFLMQQMEWREGIEDAAAARNVDALDALLAELREERRVRVERLGTLLDSGADQAAAEAVRQLMFIERVASEVGAQIERLET
- the hscA gene encoding Fe-S protein assembly chaperone HscA; the protein is MALLQISEPGMAPAPHQRRLAVGIDLGTTNSLVAAVRNSVPEVLPDEAGRVLLPSVVRYLEKGGRRIGHEAKEQAATDPRNTIVSVKRFMGRGKAEVEGAANAPYEFVDAPGMVQIRTIDGVKSPVEVSAEILATLRYRAEDSLGDDLVGAVITVPAYFDEAQRQATKDAARLAGLNVLRLLNEPTAAAIAYGLDNGSEGLYAVYDLGGGTFDLSILKLTKGVFEVLAAGGDSALGGDDFDHALFGHVLAQAGIDVKTLAPEDVRLLLDRVRVLKEALSSAPQASLDVTLSGGAHLVQTISHDTFASLVEPLVQRTLTPTRKALRDAQVTSADIKGVVLVGGATRMPVIRDAVAKYFGQPPLVNLDPDQVVALGAAIQADLLAGNRGTGDDWLLLDVIPLSLGVETMGGLVEKIIPRNSTIPIARAQEFTTFKDGQTAMAIHVVQGERELVADCRSLARFELRGIPPMTAGAARIRVTYQVDADGLLSVFAREQLSGVEASVVVKPSYGLADDDIAKMLEDSFKTAEIDMRARALREAQVEAERMLEATQAALAADGELLDADERTQVDTLAAALRAVAQGDDTNAIEAATKALAEGTDEFAARRMDKSIKRALSGRRLDEI